The following are encoded together in the Zingiber officinale cultivar Zhangliang chromosome 8A, Zo_v1.1, whole genome shotgun sequence genome:
- the LOC122012365 gene encoding probable serine/threonine-protein kinase PBL17 — translation MGGCFSLCIEKPKLAAPQDRASGKCQNGVSLLPPPKDIEDLRLIAEYGGVNRFTYSELRAATRYFRPDQILGEGGFGIVYKGVIDENVRPGFESTRVAVKELNKEGFQGDKEWLAEVNYLGQLSHPNLVKLIGYCCEGDHRLLVYEYMACGSLENHLFQRVCLTLPWSTRMKIALGAAKGLAFLHGAERSIIYRDFKASNILLDADYNAKLSDFGLAKEGPIGDQTHVSTRVMGTYGYAAPEYIMTGHLTARSDVYGFGVVLLEMLLGRKAVDKSRSNRDFNLVDFARPLLINSRKLLRIIDPRMDGQYSNRVAVEVASMAHRCLSHNPKGRPTMDQVVEILQGIQDLPESMEDLLLQNGSIAITLYEAPKEDETTPSNYKKEDGTNMHHRRRTRHGNERSKSEPPADFNLFSPSPDSDKLHQVTKPKSRRTRIAKPSLDQLYDVL, via the exons ATGGGCGGATGTTTTTCTCTCTGTATTGAAAAAC CCAAACTTGCTGCTCCACAAGATCGAGCAAGTGGAAAGTGCCAAAATGGTGTAAGCCTTCTACCTCCTCCAAAGGATATTGAAGATTTGAGACTCATAGCTGAGTATGGAGGTGTCAACAGATTTACATATAGTGAGCTAAGAGCAGCTACTAGATATTTCAGGCCTGATCAAATTCTTGGAGAGGGTGGTTTTGGAATTGTGTACAAAGGTGTTATAGATGAGAATGTCAGGCCAGGGTTTGAGTCCACCCGAGTTGCTGTGAAAGAGCTAAACAAAGAAGGGTTCCAGGGGGACAAGGAATGGCTG GCTGAAGTCAACTACCTTGGGCAATTGAGTCATCCAAATCTTGTTAAACTTATTGGTTACTGCTGTGAAGGTGATCACAGGTTGCTGGTTTATGAGTACATGGCTTGTGGCAGTCTTGAAAATCACCTTTTCCAAC GGGTTTGCTTAACATTGCCATGGTCCACTCGTATGAAAATTGCCTTAGGTGCTGCAAAAGGGCTTGCCTTTCTTCATGGAGCTGAAAGATCCATAATTTATAGAGATTTTAAGGCATCAAACATTTTACTAGATGCG GACTACAATGCTAAGCTTTCTGACTTTGGCCTTGCAAAAGAAGGACCCATTGGGGATCAAACTCATGTATCCACCCGAGTCATGGGAACATATGGCTATGCAGCTCCTGAGTACATAATGACTG GCCATTTAACTGCAAGGAGTGATGTTTATGGTTTTGGAGTGGTGCTCCTTGAGATGCTTTTAGGAAGAAAGGCAGTGGATAAAAGCAGATCAAATCGAGATTTCAACCTCGTCGACTTCGCTCGCCCACTCTTGATCAACAGCAGGAAGTTACTTAGGATAATTGATCCAAGGATGGATGGTCAGTACTCAAATAGAGTTGCAGTAGAGGTAGCTAGTATGGCACATCGATGTCTCAGCCATAATCCTAAAGGGAGGCCAACCATGGACCAAGTAGTTGAGATCCTCCAAGGCATTCAGGATCTGCCTGAAAGCATGGAAGATTTATTGCTTCAGAATGGCAGCATTGCTATCACTCTCTATGAGGCTCCAAAAGAGGATGAGACCACTCCAAGTAACTACAAGAAGGAAGATGGGACAAACATGCATCACAGAAGAAGGACAAGGCACGGAAATGAAAGAAGCAAAAGTGAGCCCCCTGCTGATTTCAACCTGTTCAGCCCCTCACCAGATTCTGATAAGCTGCATCAAgttacaaaaccaaaatctagacgAACAAGGATTGCCAAACCGTCTCTTGATCAGCTTTATGATGTATTATAG